A stretch of the Streptomyces ortus genome encodes the following:
- a CDS encoding TerD family protein, producing the protein MGVSLSKGGNVSLSKEAPGLTAVIIGLGWDIRTTTGTDFDLDASAILTNAEGKVSSDANFVFFNNLKSPDGSVEHTGDNTTGEGEGDDEQIKVNLAGVPADIEKIVFPVSIYDAENRQQSFGQVRNAFIRVVNQAGEAEIARYDLSEDASTETAMVFGELYRHGAEWKFRAIGQGYASGLRGIAQDFGVNV; encoded by the coding sequence GTGGGAGTCAGCCTCAGCAAGGGCGGCAACGTATCGCTGTCGAAGGAGGCCCCGGGCCTGACCGCGGTCATCATCGGTCTGGGGTGGGACATCCGCACCACCACCGGTACCGACTTCGACCTCGACGCGAGCGCGATCCTGACGAACGCGGAGGGCAAGGTCAGCAGTGACGCCAACTTCGTGTTCTTCAACAACCTGAAGAGCCCCGACGGCTCCGTCGAGCACACCGGTGACAACACCACCGGTGAGGGCGAGGGCGACGACGAGCAGATCAAGGTCAACCTCGCCGGGGTCCCGGCCGACATCGAGAAGATTGTCTTCCCGGTCTCGATCTACGACGCCGAGAACCGCCAGCAGTCGTTCGGCCAGGTGCGCAACGCGTTCATCCGCGTCGTGAACCAGGCGGGCGAGGCGGAGATCGCCCGGTACGACCTCTCCGAGGACGCCTCGACGGAGACCGCGATGGTCTTCGGCGAGCTGTACCGCCACGGCGCGGAGTGGAAGTTCCGCGCCATCGGCCAGGGCTACGCCTCGGGTCTGCGCGGCATCGCGCAGGACTTCGGCGTCAACGTCTGA